The Caldicellulosiruptor changbaiensis genome has a segment encoding these proteins:
- the nadC gene encoding carboxylating nicotinate-nucleotide diphosphorylase, producing the protein MLNFLIVDKLIKEALIEDMPYGDITTDLLIPQDSISSAILIAKEDGILCGIDVAKRVFEILDENIEFEKIKSDGEPIKKGDILAKIKGNTRAILKGERLALNLLQRMSGVATVTNRLSQKIKGYRAIVTDTRKTVPLLRMLDKYGVFVGGGKNHRYSLSDAVLIKDNHIKAVGSIKEAIKRARENIPHTMKIEVEVRTMNEFEEALEAGADIIMLDHFGLDDMKKAVEAASGKALIEASGNITLENIEEIAKTGVDIISVGSITHSVKSLDISLDFVEM; encoded by the coding sequence ATGTTGAATTTTTTAATAGTCGATAAGCTTATCAAGGAAGCATTGATAGAAGATATGCCATATGGAGATATAACAACAGACCTGTTGATACCTCAAGACAGTATATCTTCGGCCATTTTAATTGCGAAAGAAGATGGAATTTTATGTGGTATAGATGTTGCGAAAAGGGTATTTGAGATACTGGATGAAAATATAGAATTTGAAAAGATAAAATCAGATGGAGAACCTATTAAAAAGGGAGATATATTAGCAAAGATTAAAGGAAATACTCGAGCAATTTTAAAAGGTGAAAGGTTAGCCCTGAATCTGCTTCAGAGGATGAGCGGGGTTGCAACTGTTACAAATAGACTTTCTCAAAAGATAAAAGGTTACAGGGCAATTGTGACAGACACAAGAAAGACTGTTCCTCTTTTGCGGATGCTTGACAAGTACGGAGTTTTTGTTGGTGGTGGGAAAAACCATAGGTATTCCTTGTCTGATGCAGTTTTGATAAAAGACAACCATATCAAAGCTGTAGGAAGTATAAAAGAGGCAATAAAAAGAGCAAGAGAAAACATACCTCACACAATGAAGATAGAGGTTGAAGTGAGGACAATGAATGAATTTGAAGAAGCACTTGAAGCAGGTGCTGATATTATCATGCTTGACCACTTTGGGCTTGATGATATGAAAAAAGCTGTAGAAGCAGCATCAGGGAAGGCTTTGATTGAGGCATCTGGCAATATAACATTGGAGAATATCGAGGAGATTGCAAAAACAGGGGTTG